A genomic window from Alicyclobacillus vulcanalis includes:
- a CDS encoding molybdopterin-dependent oxidoreductase produces MPAVSSKARRWPRPLRYLHHYTIVSFVLLVASGLALYLPQIHRFMIPYIPWVYRLHILLGLVFAVTLLTPLIRWLPKGRRLSKWDWTLPILFGAPIVVTGVMLWWVQVFPSSMRSRAFHWHGWLTAVLGTWILIHAFLKVSGIRPKSRLLYERVDWERRRFLVSLATGALGALFVTSVDPAAWLRALRGPSKVGPASPINAPQGVQIFPAYYTVVNGYPEIDATSYRLVVDGDVEHPRSFTYAELKSLAAVHETQNFQCVTGWSVPNVRWKGVHLSQLAMWVKPRSNVQYVHFYSGDGVYTECLRLQEAFDPTVLLAYEMDGAPLLREQGFPLRLVVPKMYGYKSIKWVVRVSFSATPITGYWEHFGYPSEAYFGSR; encoded by the coding sequence ATGCCCGCTGTCTCATCTAAGGCCCGGCGTTGGCCGCGCCCGCTCCGCTACTTGCATCACTACACCATCGTGTCCTTTGTTCTGCTCGTGGCGAGCGGTCTCGCGCTGTACCTGCCCCAAATTCACCGGTTCATGATCCCCTACATTCCGTGGGTCTACCGGCTACACATCCTGCTCGGGCTCGTGTTTGCCGTCACGCTCCTCACCCCCTTGATCCGCTGGTTGCCGAAAGGCAGGCGCCTGTCCAAGTGGGACTGGACGCTCCCTATCCTCTTCGGCGCCCCGATTGTCGTCACAGGCGTCATGCTGTGGTGGGTGCAGGTCTTTCCCTCGTCCATGCGGAGCCGCGCGTTTCACTGGCACGGATGGCTCACCGCTGTCTTAGGGACGTGGATCCTCATCCACGCCTTCCTGAAGGTGTCGGGCATCCGCCCCAAATCGCGCCTGCTGTACGAGCGCGTCGACTGGGAGCGCCGCCGCTTCCTTGTCTCGCTCGCCACCGGCGCGCTCGGCGCCCTGTTCGTGACGTCGGTCGATCCGGCCGCCTGGCTTCGCGCCCTGCGCGGCCCCTCCAAGGTGGGGCCCGCGAGCCCTATCAACGCCCCGCAGGGGGTGCAGATTTTCCCTGCCTACTACACCGTCGTCAACGGTTACCCGGAGATCGATGCGACCTCCTACCGGCTCGTCGTCGATGGCGATGTGGAGCATCCGCGTTCGTTCACGTACGCGGAGCTCAAGTCGCTCGCCGCCGTCCATGAGACGCAAAATTTCCAGTGCGTCACCGGCTGGAGCGTGCCCAACGTCCGGTGGAAAGGCGTGCACCTCTCGCAACTCGCCATGTGGGTCAAGCCGAGATCGAACGTCCAATACGTCCACTTTTACTCGGGCGACGGCGTGTACACGGAGTGTTTGCGCCTACAAGAGGCGTTCGATCCGACGGTGCTTTTGGCCTACGAGATGGACGGCGCGCCGCTCCTGCGGGAGCAAGGCTTTCCGCTTCGGCTTGTGGTCCCGAAGATGTATGGGTACAAGTCCATCAAGTGGGTGGTGCGCGTGAGCTTCTCCGCGACGCCCATCACGGGCTACTGGGAGCACTTTGGTTATCCGTCGGAGGCGTACTTCGGATCGCGCTGA
- the tatC gene encoding twin-arginine translocase subunit TatC, which yields MSSRMHPSRALRRHLIRMAVVYAALFAAAAASLPALLRAAMRPVLALHIRLIATSLDEVVIQDLKLALLAAFVAGLPYFLFEAWTFVAPALTPAERRRGSALLLGSALCALFGASFAWWVVVPRLIRYLAAIAAWSHVLLYLRYESYVSFVGTLILAFAAAFELPIAVAWAVGMGIITPQDLKAKRRYAYFALVVVGVLLSPPELVAHLTVTVPLFLLYEGSIALATLVDRRRQKESAQSPALSER from the coding sequence ATGAGTTCGCGCATGCACCCGTCCCGCGCTCTGCGGCGCCACCTCATTCGCATGGCAGTCGTCTATGCAGCGCTTTTTGCCGCGGCGGCCGCCTCGTTGCCCGCTCTCCTGCGCGCCGCCATGCGGCCCGTGTTGGCCCTTCACATCCGTCTCATCGCGACCAGTTTGGATGAGGTCGTCATCCAAGATTTGAAGCTCGCACTGCTCGCCGCTTTCGTCGCCGGTCTCCCGTACTTCTTGTTCGAAGCTTGGACGTTTGTGGCGCCCGCACTGACCCCCGCGGAACGCAGGCGGGGAAGCGCGCTGCTGTTGGGCAGTGCGCTCTGCGCTCTTTTCGGTGCGTCGTTTGCGTGGTGGGTGGTTGTGCCACGGCTCATCCGGTATCTCGCGGCGATCGCGGCGTGGTCGCACGTCCTGCTCTATCTGCGCTACGAGAGTTACGTCTCGTTCGTCGGCACCCTCATTCTTGCGTTTGCCGCCGCCTTCGAACTGCCCATCGCCGTGGCGTGGGCGGTTGGGATGGGGATCATCACGCCGCAGGACCTGAAGGCCAAGCGCCGCTACGCGTACTTCGCGCTCGTTGTCGTGGGCGTGCTCTTGAGCCCGCCAGAGCTCGTCGCCCACCTCACCGTCACCGTGCCGCTTTTCTTGCTCTACGAGGGGAGCATCGCTCTTGCGACCCTCGTGGATCGCCGCCGGCAAAAGGAATCCGCGCAGTCGCCTGCGCTCTCAGAGAGGTGA
- a CDS encoding RNA polymerase sigma factor has translation MPSDEELMQRVAQGDARALDELYARHAPRVTAIARRLIADADLVKDVVQDVFLRVWRTRSYNPALGPVSHWLAVVTRHIAVDHLRRAKPRDRFVPLDLHPPSAHATEDVTLLRADLARALRTIRPEEREILVLAYLSGLTLQEISERLQIPLGTVKTRLHRGLRRLRQQLADYPEVEP, from the coding sequence GTGCCCTCGGACGAAGAACTGATGCAGCGCGTGGCCCAGGGCGATGCGCGCGCCCTGGATGAGCTGTACGCGCGACACGCCCCCCGCGTGACGGCTATCGCGCGCAGACTCATCGCCGATGCGGACCTGGTGAAAGACGTCGTGCAGGACGTCTTTCTGCGCGTGTGGCGGACGAGATCGTATAACCCAGCGCTCGGCCCCGTGAGCCACTGGCTCGCCGTCGTGACGCGCCACATCGCCGTGGATCACCTGCGCCGCGCGAAACCTCGCGACCGATTTGTCCCGCTCGACCTGCACCCGCCTAGCGCCCACGCCACCGAGGATGTGACGCTGCTCCGGGCCGATCTCGCCCGCGCCCTGCGCACGATTCGGCCGGAAGAGCGCGAGATCCTGGTCCTCGCCTATCTCAGCGGCCTGACCTTGCAGGAAATCTCGGAGCGGCTCCAGATTCCGCTAGGCACCGTGAAGACGCGGCTGCACCGGGGTCTTCGGAGGCTTAGGCAACAGTTGGCTGACTATCCGGAGGTGGAACCATGA
- a CDS encoding peptidoglycan D,D-transpeptidase FtsI family protein produces MRQRRRNGQMRRIDVRRKHRVRIGVLYGGVFLAMSALIVRLGQVQLVQGAEDRASEQVIHYARIPVLPQRGWIYDANGQVLAWDVPVVKIELVRSRPLSDAVLRREAQLLAPVLQTSEQALYARMTSNPSALQVTLATHVTDAQVAYVVQHQSELPEVQIIQDYERQYPYGDLAGQVLGYVGAITAQNVNQYPGYLDNQQVGETGLEYEYEHLLQGKPGYRLVAINSTGTGVGIVKEVKPIGGDNIQLTLDGREQAETQEIIQQMLASTSNRKITDVAAVMLNVKTGGVIAMASYPYLDPNWYVNGSYVKHAHYLTTSGAQMNYAIQAINYPGSTVKPANMIAAMNAGVVNPQTRILDDGYIYVGTQIIHEDGGIAFGWVNPIEALTVSSDVFMYEVGLHLGKWFGSSTTSGGTYPKSAGSYQNYLDTDFAKGINQIFQEEEDFGLGPTTGIDLPYEVPGEFFIEDYRKGNIQVPYNLQASEASIAKTGKYVNYGSPASLADADIGQSQMFSPIQLAVYAMTLADQGIRLKPHLLERVYPPNGTPQNGVRPIMTYKPQVAGVVKAKLWEWKLVKAGMHGVTSNPAGTAYYAFLGAPYAAAGKTGTAQIVMNGRRTDNSVFICYAPLNHPLVAVSVMAPGGGYGAQFSAIIARKMIDAYFDEHHEPWMPKSQWTSTQIPKSWFSSPAYRLPEETN; encoded by the coding sequence ATGCGACAGCGCAGACGAAACGGCCAGATGAGAAGAATCGATGTTCGGCGTAAGCACCGCGTCCGAATCGGCGTGCTCTATGGAGGGGTCTTCCTTGCCATGAGCGCGCTCATCGTCCGCCTGGGCCAGGTGCAATTGGTTCAAGGCGCTGAGGACCGAGCCAGTGAGCAGGTCATCCACTACGCGCGGATCCCCGTCCTGCCCCAGCGGGGCTGGATTTACGACGCCAACGGCCAGGTGCTGGCGTGGGACGTCCCAGTTGTGAAAATTGAGCTCGTCCGGTCTCGTCCCCTGTCCGACGCCGTCCTCCGCAGGGAGGCCCAACTGCTCGCACCCGTGCTTCAGACGTCGGAGCAGGCGCTCTATGCGCGCATGACGTCCAACCCGTCCGCCCTTCAGGTGACTTTGGCCACTCATGTGACGGACGCCCAGGTCGCCTACGTCGTGCAGCATCAGAGCGAACTGCCAGAGGTGCAAATCATTCAGGACTACGAGCGCCAATATCCGTATGGCGATCTCGCCGGACAAGTCCTTGGGTACGTAGGGGCTATCACGGCGCAGAACGTGAACCAGTATCCCGGGTATCTGGACAACCAGCAGGTGGGCGAGACCGGTCTCGAATACGAGTACGAGCATCTGCTCCAAGGCAAGCCAGGCTATCGGTTGGTGGCCATCAACAGCACGGGCACAGGCGTCGGGATCGTCAAAGAAGTGAAGCCAATCGGCGGTGACAACATTCAGCTTACCCTGGACGGGCGTGAGCAGGCGGAGACGCAGGAGATCATTCAGCAGATGCTTGCCTCGACATCGAATCGGAAGATTACGGATGTCGCGGCTGTGATGCTGAATGTGAAGACGGGCGGCGTCATCGCGATGGCGAGCTACCCGTATCTGGACCCCAACTGGTATGTGAACGGTTCCTACGTCAAGCACGCGCATTACCTCACCACCTCGGGTGCCCAGATGAACTACGCGATTCAGGCCATCAACTATCCGGGCTCGACGGTCAAGCCGGCGAACATGATTGCGGCGATGAACGCGGGTGTGGTGAATCCGCAGACCCGCATTCTCGACGACGGCTACATTTACGTGGGGACGCAGATCATCCATGAGGACGGTGGCATCGCGTTTGGCTGGGTGAACCCGATTGAAGCGCTCACGGTCTCGAGCGACGTGTTCATGTACGAGGTGGGCCTGCATCTGGGCAAGTGGTTTGGATCGAGCACGACCTCGGGCGGCACGTATCCGAAATCGGCCGGATCGTACCAAAACTATTTGGACACCGACTTTGCGAAGGGAATCAATCAGATCTTTCAAGAAGAAGAGGATTTCGGCCTGGGGCCGACGACGGGCATCGACCTTCCCTACGAGGTGCCGGGCGAATTTTTTATCGAGGACTACCGCAAGGGCAATATCCAGGTGCCCTATAACTTACAGGCGAGCGAGGCGTCCATCGCCAAGACGGGCAAGTACGTCAACTACGGATCGCCCGCGAGCTTGGCGGACGCTGATATCGGTCAGTCGCAGATGTTTAGTCCCATCCAACTTGCGGTGTACGCCATGACGCTCGCCGACCAGGGTATCCGCCTGAAACCCCATTTGCTGGAGCGCGTGTATCCGCCGAATGGCACACCGCAAAATGGCGTTCGGCCGATCATGACCTACAAACCTCAGGTGGCGGGCGTGGTGAAGGCGAAGCTGTGGGAGTGGAAGCTGGTCAAAGCTGGAATGCACGGCGTCACCTCGAACCCGGCGGGTACGGCCTACTACGCGTTTTTGGGAGCGCCCTACGCGGCGGCGGGCAAGACAGGGACGGCGCAGATTGTGATGAATGGCAGGCGCACGGACAACTCGGTCTTCATCTGTTACGCTCCGCTCAACCACCCGCTCGTGGCCGTTTCGGTGATGGCGCCCGGCGGGGGATATGGCGCGCAATTTTCGGCGATCATTGCGCGAAAGATGATCGACGCGTACTTCGACGAGCACCATGAGCCGTGGATGCCGAAGAGCCAGTGGACGAGCACACAGATTCCAAAGAGCTGGTTTTCGTCGCCCGCGTACCGTTTGCCTGAGGAGACGAATTGA
- the panD gene encoding aspartate 1-decarboxylase has protein sequence MFRTLMKSKIHRATVTQTNLNYVGSITIDEDLMEAADLVENEKVQVVNLHTGARFETYVIPGERGTGVIGLNGAAARLAEPGDLVIIISYAVYSEEEVRRHRPTVVVVDADNRPTEALASEAEANRRLERAGARA, from the coding sequence ATGTTTCGCACGTTGATGAAGTCCAAAATCCACCGCGCCACGGTCACGCAGACCAACCTGAACTACGTCGGCAGCATCACCATCGACGAAGACCTGATGGAAGCTGCGGATCTCGTCGAGAACGAAAAGGTCCAGGTGGTCAATCTACACACCGGCGCGCGGTTTGAGACGTACGTGATTCCCGGCGAGCGCGGCACCGGCGTCATCGGCCTGAACGGCGCCGCCGCGCGACTCGCCGAGCCGGGAGATCTCGTGATCATCATCTCCTACGCGGTCTACAGCGAAGAGGAAGTCCGCCGCCATCGGCCGACGGTCGTCGTGGTGGATGCGGACAACCGGCCAACCGAGGCGCTCGCCTCCGAGGCCGAAGCCAATCGGCGCTTGGAACGCGCGGGCGCGCGAGCATAA
- a CDS encoding twin-arginine translocase TatA/TatE family subunit, with protein sequence MFSNIGWSGVLLIVVAALFVFGPKKLPELGRSVGHFLREFRTALSQGQADGEPAAARTHGPGEETQAPPRRASAQATDASEREASERPPTQMHTP encoded by the coding sequence GTGTTCAGCAATATAGGATGGTCCGGCGTGTTGCTCATCGTCGTCGCCGCGCTCTTTGTGTTTGGCCCAAAGAAACTGCCGGAACTCGGGCGATCCGTCGGTCACTTCTTGCGGGAGTTTCGGACGGCCCTCAGCCAGGGTCAGGCCGATGGGGAACCTGCTGCAGCGCGCACGCATGGGCCGGGTGAAGAAACGCAGGCGCCGCCTCGGCGAGCATCGGCGCAGGCGACCGATGCAAGCGAGCGAGAGGCCTCCGAGCGTCCACCGACCCAGATGCACACGCCATGA
- a CDS encoding FGGY-family carbohydrate kinase, with product MSSYVIAIDQSTSGTKAILVNQDGHVVGKCSRSHDQCYPQQGWVEHDPEQIYDNLCIVLKELLAASKVKRKEIIGLALCNQRETSVVWSATDGRPVYPAIVWQCQRTRQVCERLAAEGAEDEVRQSTGLVLDPYFSATKIQWILSHVSITCANQTDLRVGTMDSWLLWKLTGGRVHATDISNASRTLLFNIHTLEWDERLCRLFGVPMDLLPEVRASSDFYGTVVDEATGLKGVPILAVMGDSQASSFGHLCVRPGQTKVTFGTGTSVLMNIGNEVTISADRGVLTSIGWKVGNRVTYVAEAAIRSTGDTIQWLRNELRIIDTEIELLDALKEEQRKSDVYFVPAFTGLGSPYWVSSARAAILGIDRSTTRTDILRAAVESIAFQVRDAKDLLERELGTSISEIRADGGASRNRHLMQLQADVLNIPVQCSKEDDMSALGVAYAAGLRAGLWGSVEELANDIFLYQLYTPNPEKHRECECRYLNWRNAVDAVLGYSTIMKARRPET from the coding sequence GTGTCGAGCTACGTCATCGCTATTGACCAGAGTACGTCCGGCACGAAAGCCATTTTAGTGAATCAGGACGGACATGTAGTTGGGAAATGTTCGCGGTCTCATGATCAGTGCTATCCCCAACAGGGGTGGGTAGAGCACGACCCAGAACAAATTTACGACAATCTATGTATAGTGTTGAAGGAGCTGTTGGCGGCATCCAAAGTTAAACGGAAGGAAATTATTGGTCTGGCCTTGTGCAACCAGCGTGAAACGAGTGTGGTCTGGAGTGCCACCGACGGACGCCCCGTGTATCCTGCAATTGTTTGGCAATGCCAACGCACAAGGCAGGTCTGTGAACGTTTAGCGGCCGAAGGAGCGGAAGACGAGGTTCGACAAAGTACGGGATTAGTTCTCGACCCATATTTCTCTGCCACGAAGATTCAGTGGATACTATCACATGTGTCTATCACATGTGCCAATCAAACAGATTTACGTGTTGGAACTATGGACTCGTGGCTTTTATGGAAGCTGACAGGCGGGCGGGTCCACGCTACGGATATCAGCAATGCAAGCCGGACCCTGTTGTTCAACATCCACACGCTTGAGTGGGACGAGCGCCTGTGCCGCCTCTTCGGCGTACCAATGGACTTGCTCCCCGAGGTGCGAGCATCAAGTGATTTCTATGGTACCGTTGTTGACGAGGCGACGGGTTTGAAGGGTGTGCCCATCCTGGCGGTGATGGGCGACTCTCAGGCATCTTCATTTGGCCATCTATGTGTAAGACCAGGCCAAACCAAGGTGACCTTTGGCACCGGAACGTCCGTGCTGATGAACATCGGTAATGAAGTCACGATCTCGGCCGACCGGGGTGTCCTGACCTCAATAGGGTGGAAGGTTGGTAATCGTGTCACTTACGTCGCTGAAGCCGCGATACGTAGTACGGGGGATACAATTCAGTGGCTGAGAAATGAGCTGCGTATCATTGATACGGAGATTGAGCTGCTAGACGCCTTGAAGGAAGAACAGCGTAAAAGTGATGTCTACTTTGTTCCTGCGTTCACCGGGCTCGGTTCGCCGTACTGGGTTTCATCCGCTCGTGCTGCGATTTTGGGGATTGACCGAAGCACGACGCGTACTGACATTTTGCGTGCAGCGGTTGAATCAATTGCGTTTCAAGTCAGGGATGCCAAAGATTTGCTCGAACGCGAGTTGGGGACATCGATTTCCGAAATACGGGCCGATGGAGGAGCATCGCGCAATCGCCATCTGATGCAGCTTCAGGCGGACGTTTTGAACATTCCAGTTCAGTGCTCAAAGGAAGACGACATGTCGGCACTCGGCGTCGCCTATGCTGCAGGGCTACGAGCAGGGCTCTGGGGCTCTGTCGAGGAGCTGGCGAACGACATATTCTTGTATCAGTTATACACTCCGAATCCGGAAAAACACCGGGAATGCGAGTGTCGTTACCTCAATTGGCGAAATGCAGTGGACGCGGTCCTGGGGTATAGTACGATTATGAAGGCGCGGCGACCGGAGACGTGA
- a CDS encoding tetratricopeptide repeat protein has translation MYRKLVVSAGCAALMAGLVAGCGTANNTTNSANTAVTSPATKNNTTVVKQGKNNLVVAPTNLVGTANLKRLTAIADKHPSDFTAQMNAAQSASTNGNTALAIEYFKRAVQANPKSGLALTALGNMYRERENQPKEAIPYYQKSIQVDPSYGWAYWQLAEAYLTLKETSQAKQVLEQGLKNVSKSDTAYADIQTTLAALNGSKSGSK, from the coding sequence ATGTATCGCAAGCTTGTTGTATCTGCTGGGTGTGCCGCACTGATGGCGGGCCTGGTGGCGGGGTGCGGCACAGCCAACAATACGACAAATTCCGCCAACACCGCGGTCACGAGCCCTGCGACGAAGAACAACACGACCGTCGTCAAGCAGGGCAAGAACAACCTCGTCGTCGCGCCAACGAACTTGGTGGGTACAGCCAACCTCAAGCGACTCACCGCGATTGCGGACAAGCATCCGTCGGATTTCACGGCGCAGATGAACGCCGCGCAAAGCGCTTCGACCAACGGCAACACGGCCCTTGCCATCGAATACTTCAAGCGCGCCGTGCAGGCGAATCCGAAGTCGGGGCTCGCCCTGACGGCGCTTGGGAACATGTACCGCGAGCGCGAGAATCAGCCGAAGGAAGCCATTCCGTATTACCAGAAGTCGATTCAAGTGGATCCCTCCTACGGCTGGGCGTACTGGCAACTGGCGGAGGCGTACCTCACTCTGAAGGAGACGAGCCAGGCCAAGCAGGTGCTCGAGCAAGGGCTCAAAAACGTGAGCAAATCGGATACCGCCTACGCAGATATTCAGACGACGCTTGCTGCGCTGAACGGATCGAAGAGCGGCTCCAAGTGA
- a CDS encoding UDP-N-acetylmuramoyl-L-alanyl-D-glutamate--2,6-diaminopimelate ligase encodes MELWARELANGFANYGVTGVAMDSRQVSPGDVFVAIPGQHVDGHAFIPEAVARGAVAIVGERERETVNVPAGIPYVRVPDARRAASAISARVYGDPSRHLTVIGVTGTNGKTTTVHWIAHMLRCAGHRVGTLSSVVIDTTAKQMAAEWTTPEAPQLHRVLSEMLVAGCSHVVMEVSSHALVQHRTDDVDVDVAVFTNLSREHLDFHGTMEQYAAAKALLFRGLSADKPGAVLNSDSPYVEVMRRACLAPVVTYGVHSGDVRGQVMELQPWKTRLRIALPSAIEAEVELGHPGMYNVYNLLAAVAAARVLGVEPEAIREAISTLPSIPGRMHVLRPPDRPMIVIDYAHTPDALAQVLHAARRWTSGRIWLVFGGRGERDKGKRPEMGMIAAMLADVVIITTDSPYSEDPEMIADDILAGVKRIPDRPYEVILDRAQAIAWAIQHAARNDVVLITGRGHEPFQVVAGIRLAGTDEQLVYDALNNDAPPGAF; translated from the coding sequence TTGGAACTTTGGGCACGAGAACTGGCGAATGGCTTCGCCAACTACGGTGTGACGGGGGTGGCCATGGACTCGCGCCAAGTGTCCCCCGGCGACGTGTTTGTGGCAATACCCGGCCAACATGTCGATGGGCATGCGTTCATTCCCGAGGCTGTGGCGCGCGGGGCCGTGGCGATTGTGGGTGAGCGAGAGCGTGAGACCGTGAACGTCCCCGCCGGCATTCCCTACGTGCGGGTCCCAGACGCTCGCAGAGCTGCAAGCGCGATCTCGGCGCGCGTCTATGGGGATCCGTCGCGACATCTGACCGTGATAGGTGTTACAGGAACCAATGGCAAGACCACCACTGTGCATTGGATCGCGCACATGCTTCGTTGCGCCGGCCACCGCGTCGGCACGCTGTCCAGTGTGGTCATCGACACCACGGCGAAGCAAATGGCTGCGGAGTGGACAACGCCGGAAGCGCCTCAACTTCATCGCGTGCTCAGCGAAATGCTGGTCGCAGGATGCTCTCACGTGGTGATGGAGGTGTCGTCGCACGCGCTTGTTCAGCATCGGACCGACGATGTGGACGTGGACGTCGCGGTTTTTACCAATCTCTCTCGGGAGCATCTCGACTTTCACGGAACCATGGAGCAGTACGCAGCTGCCAAGGCGCTTCTGTTCCGAGGGCTATCTGCAGATAAACCGGGGGCTGTTCTGAATAGCGATAGTCCCTATGTAGAGGTCATGAGACGCGCGTGTCTCGCCCCCGTCGTCACCTACGGGGTGCACTCGGGGGATGTGCGTGGACAGGTCATGGAGCTCCAGCCTTGGAAAACGAGGCTCCGCATCGCCCTGCCGAGCGCGATTGAGGCGGAGGTAGAACTTGGTCATCCCGGTATGTACAACGTCTACAATCTCCTTGCCGCCGTCGCGGCCGCACGCGTGTTGGGTGTGGAACCGGAAGCCATTCGCGAGGCGATTTCCACACTCCCATCGATTCCTGGACGAATGCACGTTCTACGTCCGCCCGACCGGCCGATGATCGTCATCGACTATGCACATACACCGGACGCCCTGGCCCAGGTGCTCCACGCGGCCCGCAGGTGGACGTCAGGCCGGATCTGGCTCGTCTTCGGCGGGCGGGGTGAGCGGGACAAAGGCAAGCGCCCGGAGATGGGCATGATTGCCGCAATGCTCGCCGATGTCGTCATCATCACCACGGACAGCCCTTACAGCGAAGATCCTGAGATGATCGCGGATGACATCTTAGCCGGTGTGAAGCGCATCCCGGATCGACCTTACGAGGTGATCTTGGATCGCGCTCAAGCGATTGCATGGGCCATCCAGCACGCGGCGCGAAACGACGTGGTCCTCATTACGGGCCGGGGGCATGAACCGTTTCAAGTCGTCGCGGGGATTCGGTTGGCCGGGACCGACGAGCAGCTGGTGTACGACGCGCTCAACAACGACGCGCCGCCCGGCGCGTTTTGA
- a CDS encoding DUF1861 family protein, with the protein MKSRCAAKPCEWLAQEYRQHRQVFRVEKIRFRGAEGRDVYNIAAPLIDEGRTLIPARVEPRHSELSEVIFFEESPDGVWSRVEGLRTFRGLQDPFHARIHGELVFGGVEIWTNPFHNYEIEYRTVFYRGASVGDLRLFAVGPQWMKDIRLVELPDGRVGVFTRPNGSRYGGQAQIGWTILASLDDLSPDSILKAEFLPDRFHPGEWGGVNEAQLVDDHTVGVLGHIAYRTEDGSLHYKAMCFALDLDADLVTPVRIIAERSDFLGGEAKRPELADVVFSGGLVRYEDGTAHLYAGVSDAEAQRILIPDPFAEAAPCALEMEA; encoded by the coding sequence GTGAAATCTAGGTGTGCCGCGAAGCCATGCGAGTGGCTTGCTCAGGAATACCGGCAACATCGTCAAGTGTTTCGTGTCGAAAAGATTCGCTTCCGCGGCGCCGAGGGGCGCGACGTCTACAACATCGCGGCGCCGCTCATCGACGAGGGGCGGACCCTCATTCCGGCGCGCGTGGAACCGCGCCACAGCGAGCTGTCGGAAGTGATATTCTTCGAGGAGTCGCCGGACGGCGTCTGGTCGCGGGTTGAAGGGCTCCGCACGTTCCGCGGTCTGCAAGATCCGTTCCACGCCCGCATCCACGGCGAGCTCGTCTTCGGCGGGGTCGAAATTTGGACCAACCCGTTCCACAACTACGAGATTGAGTACCGCACCGTGTTTTATCGCGGCGCTTCTGTGGGTGATCTGCGGCTGTTTGCCGTCGGGCCGCAGTGGATGAAGGACATTCGCCTCGTGGAACTGCCGGACGGCCGCGTGGGCGTGTTCACCAGGCCCAACGGCAGCCGCTATGGCGGTCAGGCGCAAATCGGCTGGACCATCCTGGCTTCGCTCGACGATCTCTCGCCCGACTCCATTCTCAAGGCGGAGTTTCTGCCCGACCGGTTTCATCCGGGCGAGTGGGGCGGCGTGAACGAGGCCCAGCTCGTGGACGACCACACCGTGGGCGTGCTCGGGCACATCGCGTACCGCACTGAGGACGGATCGCTCCATTACAAAGCGATGTGTTTCGCGCTCGATCTCGACGCCGATCTCGTCACGCCCGTGCGCATTATCGCGGAGCGCAGCGATTTTCTCGGCGGGGAAGCCAAGCGCCCCGAGCTCGCGGACGTGGTGTTCAGCGGGGGCCTCGTGCGCTACGAGGACGGCACGGCGCACTTGTACGCCGGGGTGTCGGACGCAGAGGCGCAGCGGATCCTCATCCCGGATCCGTTTGCTGAGGCGGCGCCCTGTGCGCTGGAGATGGAGGCCTGA
- a CDS encoding anti-sigma factor yields MSPSRRLCRYLTAYLTGDLDEPTLEAFERHVPRCRACQEALAEVMPSWQMLVDVEPSAEDRAYAASWQKDILAHVLGTRSARRQRAELGLAWRARRDRVYQVWAYAASALAVAASFGLVVMAKSASSVQGPPANAIAQGASTPIAEVPMQAMGNGAEGRLYVFRQGKAERLVIVVEGLKPVSAPGAYSVWYVHGDVHDLAATLRVDAHGTGIAMLPYPPKQAAMVGITREPDAKDVRPRGKRVLIAKLPKAAL; encoded by the coding sequence ATGAGCCCGTCACGGCGCCTGTGCCGATATCTCACCGCCTACCTCACGGGCGATCTCGACGAGCCCACACTCGAGGCCTTCGAGCGCCACGTCCCCCGCTGCCGGGCGTGCCAGGAGGCGCTCGCGGAAGTGATGCCGTCGTGGCAAATGCTTGTGGACGTGGAACCGAGCGCAGAGGACCGCGCCTACGCGGCGTCCTGGCAGAAGGACATCCTCGCCCACGTGCTCGGGACGCGATCCGCGCGACGGCAGCGTGCAGAGCTGGGCTTGGCTTGGCGCGCAAGGCGGGATCGCGTGTATCAAGTGTGGGCCTATGCGGCATCCGCGCTCGCGGTGGCCGCGTCCTTCGGGCTTGTGGTGATGGCCAAGTCGGCCTCGAGCGTTCAGGGCCCGCCGGCCAACGCCATCGCCCAAGGCGCGAGCACGCCCATCGCCGAGGTGCCCATGCAGGCCATGGGGAACGGCGCGGAGGGCAGGCTCTACGTGTTTCGGCAAGGCAAGGCAGAGCGGCTCGTCATCGTGGTGGAGGGGCTGAAACCCGTATCGGCGCCTGGTGCCTACAGCGTGTGGTACGTCCACGGGGACGTGCACGATCTCGCCGCCACCCTGCGCGTCGACGCGCATGGCACAGGCATCGCGATGCTGCCGTACCCGCCGAAGCAGGCGGCGATGGTGGGCATCACGCGGGAACCGGACGCCAAGGACGTGCGCCCGCGCGGGAAGCGCGTCTTGATCGCCAAACTGCCAAAGGCGGCGCTGTGA